The Polaribacter sp. MED152 region AGCATATAACTTATCATCTTACTACATGGCTTCAACTATGAACCCGAATGTAGAGGATAGAAAAAATAAAAGAAAAATTGTAAGAGGAGGTTCTTGGAAAGATGTAGCATATTATTTAGAAGTGGGGTCTAGAGATTATGAGTATGCAGATACAGCTAGAAGCTATATTGGCTTTAGAACCGTTCAAAATTACATTGGTACAACTAATAACTAAAACTTTAAAAAAAACAAGAAGAATCATGGCACAGTCAAGAACTTATAAGAAAACAATGAATTTCGTTTACGGAATGGGAGCAGCAGTTGTAATTATTGGAGCTCTATTTAAAATTCAACATATTTCAATTGGTCCTATTACAGGAGGTGTAATGCTTACTATTGGTTTATTAGTGGAAGCAGGTGTATTCGCCATTTCAGCTTTCGATACTCCAGAAGATGAATTCGATTGGTCCAAAGTATATCCTGAATTGGGTGAAGATAGTGTAACAGTAGAAGAAAAAGTAGGTGCAGAAGGTATGTTATCTCAAAAATTAGATAATTTATTGCACGAAGCTAAGATTGATGCTGAATTGATGCAAAATTTAGGTAGCAGCATGAAAAATTTTCAAGGAGCAGCAGAAGGTTTATCTGCAGCATCAGAAACAATTTCATCTACAAACAAATACAATGAGCAAGTCTCTATGGCAGCTGTTCAAATGGAAACATTAAATAATTTATACAAAGTTCAAGTAGAAAACTCTAGCAAGCAAACTGAATTAAATTCAGCAGTTGTAGAAAATACAGAAAGGTTAAAAGAGCAGATGGATTCTTTAGCGAAAAACCTATCTTCTTTAAACGGAGTTTATGGTAATATGTTATCTGCAATGTCAAGCAAATAATTAGTTCAATTTAAATATTAACAAAAAAACTAATTA contains the following coding sequences:
- the gldL gene encoding gliding motility protein GldL, producing MAQSRTYKKTMNFVYGMGAAVVIIGALFKIQHISIGPITGGVMLTIGLLVEAGVFAISAFDTPEDEFDWSKVYPELGEDSVTVEEKVGAEGMLSQKLDNLLHEAKIDAELMQNLGSSMKNFQGAAEGLSAASETISSTNKYNEQVSMAAVQMETLNNLYKVQVENSSKQTELNSAVVENTERLKEQMDSLAKNLSSLNGVYGNMLSAMSSK